In Vespa velutina chromosome 1, iVesVel2.1, whole genome shotgun sequence, the following proteins share a genomic window:
- the LOC124955406 gene encoding liprin-alpha-1 isoform X10, giving the protein MWSAMCDVMPTIAEDSISQRSSQFSGDDANFEQLMVSMLDERDKLMDSLRECQERVQEAETRVRELEKERDSLNRQIYANIPQELSQLTKELAAARENILQREEEISELKAERNNTRLLLEHLECLVSRHERSLRMTVVKRQAAAQSGVSSEVEVLKALKSLFEHHKALDEKVRERLRVALERNTSLEEELAHTKEELQQYKVSGITPKAIDDKPKENGQTDDGQQQNKNETEQAESQQEPQQQLQQQLQQQQQQQQHAIQKLGTEKPTEIASRLSNGSLDPSDQDSAVRVIDLQATLDKQSTELSTWQRRVAELSGRVAELEETLSKTQKDLLKTQEINVKLQRDLRENVAQKEDQEERIATLEKRYLNAQRESTSLHDLNEKLEQELQHKKAQLKLQEEKIAAIQEKLELAEQKLTQYAKLPEMEEQLKQRMEALTQVRRPNQQAQERHGSAEDRIQRLEAQLEEKNAEVMRVNQRLKMNEEHNTRLSATVDKLLSESNDRLQTHLTERMEAIEEKNAITQELEKTRKVAEDLQNEKADIVKELGKARLEIDNVKRQMLQQEIAFNIQQTDALTRSLSPNAVDPGSFSRSASHSSFDTHSLPRRGGKRAVIEEDASKNYVVRTLAEQEWEKLQQAHVLANVQQAFDVSSDAEGDGDNESIFSCSAEVISPAGHTDAQTLALMLQEQLDAINNEIRLIQEEKQNTEARAEELESRVGSFEHMNLLARGRSLERASPPLSGRSTPKSHHSPNRDYLHKYHTAPASMSPAHLHQYAASLASPGQLSESLPASQLQLSGEELHSVSERDSVGGAGSASSDAASPLTARSLRLERVVQALAHSQEELRRRTGQTGFPSSGFSPHSSQDSLHKNNLSSVGLPIGQLSSSHLHMQTTMSPATAAAVAAAQKKKGIKSSLGRFFSKKEKIKGKDTTMPGDVPGMGGASTPADPDYGDSVSVAGTLGSKSDFDRRKKKSPSMFGSMLDSSRHELLAEAMKAGTPFALWNGPTVVAWLELWVGMPTWYVAACRANVKSGAIMSALSDTEIQREIGISNSLHRLKLRLAIQEMVSLTSPSAPKTSRTTLAFGDMNHEWIGNVWLPSLGLPQYRSTFMECLVDARMLDHLTKKDLRGQLRMIDSFHRTSLQYGISCLKRLNYDRQQLEERRRMAEGANVDVLVWSNDRVIRWVQSIGLKEYGNHLLESGVHGALIALDESFDANNFALTLQIPTQNTQARQLLEMEFANLLTVGTERRPDVSNMKS; this is encoded by the exons GAACTGTCACAATTAACAAAAGAATTAGCAGCGGCACGTGAAAACATTTtacagagagaagaagaaatatcagAATTGAAAGCAGAACGGAACAACACACGT CTTCTACTGGAACATCTTGAATGTTTGGTTTCTCGACACGAACGATCGCTAAGGATGACGGTCGTAAAACGTCAAGCCGCGGCACAATCGGGCGTGTCGTCGGAAGTTGAAGTACTAAAAGCTTTAAAGAGTTTGTTCGAACATCATAAAGCTTTGGACGAGAAG gTACGCGAACGATTGCGCGTAGCTCTCGAAAGGAATACGAGCCTTGAAGAGGAATTGGCCCATACCAAAGAAGAG CTCCAACAGTATAAAGTAAGTGGAATTACGCCTAAAGCCATAGATGACAAACCTAAAGAAAATGGTCAAACAGACGATGGTCAACAACAAAACAAG AATGAGACTGAGCAGGCTGAAAGTCAGCAGGAGCCACAACAGCAGCTTCAACAGCAActacagcagcagcagcagcagcagcaacacgCAATACAAAAGCTAGGTACAGAGAAGCCAACAGAGATAGCAAGCAGATTGAGCAATGGCAGTCTTGATCCATCCGACCAGGATTCGGCAGTACGAGTAATAGACTTGCAAGCCACTCTTGATAAGCAG aGTACTGAGTTAAGTACATGGCAACGGCGTGTAGCAGAATTGAGCGGACGAGTTGCAGAATTAGAAGAAACACTCTCTAAAACTCAGAAGGATCTTTTAAAAACTCAGGAAATTAATGTTAAGTTGCAAAGAGATCTGCGTGAAAATGTTGCACAGAAAGAGGACCAAGAAGAAAGGATTGCAACTCTTGAAAAACGTTATCTCAATGCTCAACGGGAATCAACTAGCTTACATGATCTCAATGAGAAATTAGAACAGGAGCTTCAACATAAAAAGGCTCAATTAAAG cttcaagaagaaaagatagcaGCTATACAAGAAAAATTGGAACTTGCTGAACAAAAATTAACCCAATATGCTAAGTTACCTGAAATGGAAGAACAATTGAAGCAGAGGATGGAGGCTCTGACCCAGGTGAGGAGGCCCAACCAG cAGGCCCAGGAAAGGCATGGTAGTGCAGAAGATAGAATACAAAGGTTAGAAGCACaattagaagagaaaaatgcaGAAGTAATGCGTGTCAATCAACGACTTAAGATGAATGAGGAACATAATACTCGATTAAGTGCAACCGTTGATAAACTTTTATCTG aaTCTAATGACAGGTTACAGACACATTTAACAGAAAGAATGGAAgcaatagaagaaaagaatgcgATAACGCAGGAACTTGAAAAGACAAGGAAAGTAGCTGAAgatttacaaaatgaaaaagcagATATTGTTAAAGAACTAGGAAAAGCACGTCTCGAAATTGATAATGTAAAGAGACAAATGCTTCAGCAAGAAATTGCTTTTAATATACAACAAACGGATGCATTGACTAGAAGTCTTTCTCCAAATGCTGTGGATCCTGGTTCATTTTCTAGAAGTGCAAGTCATAGTAGTTTTGACACACATTCATTACCTAGGAGAGGAGGCAAAAGAGCTGTGATAGAAGAGGATGCTTCAAAG aATTATGTAGTACGTACTCTTGCGGAACAAGAATGGGAAAAACTTCAACAAGCTCATGTTCTAGCAAATGTGCAACAAGCATTTGATGTTTCCAGCGACGCTGAAGGTGACGGTGATAATGAAAGTATCTTCAGTTGTTCGGCAGAGGTAATTAGTCCTGCAGGACATACCGATGCTCAAACACTTGCGCTAATGTTACAAGAACAATTAGATGCTATCAATAATGAGATTAGATTAATTCAG gaagaaaaacagaacACCGAAGCACGAGCAGAAGAATTAGAATCTCGAGTAGGTAGCTTTGAACATATGAATTTATTAGCAAGAGGACGCAGTCTCGAGCGAGCGTCACCTCCATTAAGTGGTCGCTCTACACCAAAATCACATCACAGCCCTAACAGAGATTATTTACACAAATATCACACA GCACCAGCATCAATGTCTCCTGCTCATTTACATCAGTATGCTGCATCCCTTGCTAGTCCTGGACAACTTTCAGAATCACTTCCTGCAAGCCAG TTGCAGTTGTCTGGAGAAGAACTGCATTCagtgagtgaaagagacaGCGTTGGTGGTGCTGGAAGTGCTAGCAGCGATGCCGCTTCCCCATTGACAGCCAGATCACTCAGATTAGAACGTGTTGTGCAAGCACTTGCTCATAGCCAGGAAGAGCTAAGAAG ACGTACTGGACAAACAGGATTCCCCAGCAGTGGCTTTTCCCCACACAG TAGCCAGGACAGTTTACACAAGAACAATCTATCCAGTGTTGGACTACCCATTGGACAATTGTCGAGTTCGCATCTGCACATGCAAACAACCATGAGTCCAGCAACAGCAGCTGCAGTGGCAGCAGCtcagaagaaaaaaggcatAAAGAGCAGTCTTGGTAGATTTTtcagtaaaaaggaaaag ataaaaggaaaggataCAACGATGCCTGGAGATGTACCTGGTATGGGAGGTGCGAGTACACCAGCAGATCCTGATTATGGAGATAGCGTCTCTGTGGCAGGAACATTAGGGAGCAAGAGTGATtttgatcgaagaaaaaagaaaag TCCCAGTATGTTTGGTAGTATGCTGGATTCTTCACGACATGAGCTATTGGCTGAAGCGATGAAAGCTGGAACACCTTTTGCTCTGTGGAACGGACCAACTGTTGTTGCTTGGCTGGAGCTTTGGGTTGGCATGCCTACCTGGTACGTTGCGGCATGTCGAGCTAACGTCAAAAGTGGTGCTATAATGAGTGCATTGAGTGACACCGAAATACAACGTGAGATCGGTATCAG TAACTCTTTGCACCGATTGAAATTGAGACTAGCTATCCAGGAAATGGTGTCACTTACAAGTCCATCTGCACCTAAAACTTCTCGCACAACATTAGCTTTTGGAGATATGAATCACGAATGGATAGGAAATGTATGGTTGCCGAGTCTTGGATTACCCCAATATCGATCCACTTTCATGGAGTGCCTTGTTGACGCTAGAATGTTGGATCACCTCACTAAAAAGGATCTGCGTGGTCAACTTAGGATGATTGATAGTTTTCATag AACAAGTTTGCAGTACGGGATTTCGTGTTTGAAGAGATTAAATTATGACAGACAACAGttagaggaaagaagaagaatggcAGAAGGAGCTAATGTAGATGTTCTTGTATGGAGTAACGATAGAGTCATACGATGGGTGCAATCGATCGGTCTAAAG GAATATGGAAACCATCTTTTAGAATCTGGAGTACATGGTGCCCTAATTGCTTTGGATGAAAGTTTTGATGCAAATAATTTTGCTCTCACTTTGCAAATTCCTACACAAAATACACAG gcAAGACAACTTTTAGAAATGGAATTTGCAAATTTATTAACGGTAGGAACAGAGAGGCGACCAGACGTTTCTAATATGAAATCCTGA
- the LOC124955406 gene encoding liprin-alpha-1 isoform X4 — MWSAMCDVMPTIAEDSISQRSSQFSGDDANFEQLMVSMLDERDKLMDSLRECQERVQEAETRVRELEKERDSLNRQIYANIPQELSQLTKELAAARENILQREEEISELKAERNNTRLLLEHLECLVSRHERSLRMTVVKRQAAAQSGVSSEVEVLKALKSLFEHHKALDEKVRERLRVALERNTSLEEELAHTKEELQQYKVSGITPKAIDDKPKENGQTDDGQQQNKNETEQAESQQEPQQQLQQQLQQQQQQQQHAIQKLGTEKPTEIASRLSNGSLDPSDQDSAVRVIDLQATLDKQSTELSTWQRRVAELSGRVAELEETLSKTQKDLLKTQEINVKLQRDLRENVAQKEDQEERIATLEKRYLNAQRESTSLHDLNEKLEQELQHKKAQLKLQEEKIAAIQEKLELAEQKLTQYAKLPEMEEQLKQRMEALTQVRRPNQQAQERHGSAEDRIQRLEAQLEEKNAEVMRVNQRLKMNEEHNTRLSATVDKLLSESNDRLQTHLTERMEAIEEKNAITQELEKTRKVAEDLQNEKADIVKELGKARLEIDNVKRQMLQQEIAFNIQQTDALTRSLSPNAVDPGSFSRSASHSSFDTHSLPRRGGKRAVIEEDASKNYVVRTLAEQEWEKLQQAHVLANVQQAFDVSSDAEGDGDNESIFSCSAEVISPAGHTDAQTLALMLQEQLDAINNEIRLIQEEKQNTEARAEELESRVGSFEHMNLLARGRSLERASPPLSGRSTPKSHHSPNRDYLHKYHTAPASMSPAHLHQYAASLASPGQLSESLPASQLSGEELHSVSERDSVGGAGSASSDAASPLTARSLRLERVVQALAHSQEELRRRTGQTGFPSSGFSPHSRHGQHSNGALNSGTPPSPLSSRHSSQDSLHKNNLSSVGLPIGQLSSSHLHMQTTMSPATAAAVAAAQKKKGIKSSLGRFFSKKEKIKGKDTTMPGDVPGMGGASTPADPDYGDSVSVAGTLGSKSDFDRRKKKSPSMFGSMLDSSRHELLAEAMKAGTPFALWNGPTVVAWLELWVGMPTWYVAACRANVKSGAIMSALSDTEIQREIGISNSLHRLKLRLAIQEMVSLTSPSAPKTSRTTLAFGDMNHEWIGNVWLPSLGLPQYRSTFMECLVDARMLDHLTKKDLRGQLRMIDSFHRTSLQYGISCLKRLNYDRQQLEERRRMAEGANVDVLVWSNDRVIRWVQSIGLKEYGNHLLESGVHGALIALDESFDANNFALTLQIPTQNTQARQLLEMEFANLLTVGTERRPDVSNMKS, encoded by the exons GAACTGTCACAATTAACAAAAGAATTAGCAGCGGCACGTGAAAACATTTtacagagagaagaagaaatatcagAATTGAAAGCAGAACGGAACAACACACGT CTTCTACTGGAACATCTTGAATGTTTGGTTTCTCGACACGAACGATCGCTAAGGATGACGGTCGTAAAACGTCAAGCCGCGGCACAATCGGGCGTGTCGTCGGAAGTTGAAGTACTAAAAGCTTTAAAGAGTTTGTTCGAACATCATAAAGCTTTGGACGAGAAG gTACGCGAACGATTGCGCGTAGCTCTCGAAAGGAATACGAGCCTTGAAGAGGAATTGGCCCATACCAAAGAAGAG CTCCAACAGTATAAAGTAAGTGGAATTACGCCTAAAGCCATAGATGACAAACCTAAAGAAAATGGTCAAACAGACGATGGTCAACAACAAAACAAG AATGAGACTGAGCAGGCTGAAAGTCAGCAGGAGCCACAACAGCAGCTTCAACAGCAActacagcagcagcagcagcagcagcaacacgCAATACAAAAGCTAGGTACAGAGAAGCCAACAGAGATAGCAAGCAGATTGAGCAATGGCAGTCTTGATCCATCCGACCAGGATTCGGCAGTACGAGTAATAGACTTGCAAGCCACTCTTGATAAGCAG aGTACTGAGTTAAGTACATGGCAACGGCGTGTAGCAGAATTGAGCGGACGAGTTGCAGAATTAGAAGAAACACTCTCTAAAACTCAGAAGGATCTTTTAAAAACTCAGGAAATTAATGTTAAGTTGCAAAGAGATCTGCGTGAAAATGTTGCACAGAAAGAGGACCAAGAAGAAAGGATTGCAACTCTTGAAAAACGTTATCTCAATGCTCAACGGGAATCAACTAGCTTACATGATCTCAATGAGAAATTAGAACAGGAGCTTCAACATAAAAAGGCTCAATTAAAG cttcaagaagaaaagatagcaGCTATACAAGAAAAATTGGAACTTGCTGAACAAAAATTAACCCAATATGCTAAGTTACCTGAAATGGAAGAACAATTGAAGCAGAGGATGGAGGCTCTGACCCAGGTGAGGAGGCCCAACCAG cAGGCCCAGGAAAGGCATGGTAGTGCAGAAGATAGAATACAAAGGTTAGAAGCACaattagaagagaaaaatgcaGAAGTAATGCGTGTCAATCAACGACTTAAGATGAATGAGGAACATAATACTCGATTAAGTGCAACCGTTGATAAACTTTTATCTG aaTCTAATGACAGGTTACAGACACATTTAACAGAAAGAATGGAAgcaatagaagaaaagaatgcgATAACGCAGGAACTTGAAAAGACAAGGAAAGTAGCTGAAgatttacaaaatgaaaaagcagATATTGTTAAAGAACTAGGAAAAGCACGTCTCGAAATTGATAATGTAAAGAGACAAATGCTTCAGCAAGAAATTGCTTTTAATATACAACAAACGGATGCATTGACTAGAAGTCTTTCTCCAAATGCTGTGGATCCTGGTTCATTTTCTAGAAGTGCAAGTCATAGTAGTTTTGACACACATTCATTACCTAGGAGAGGAGGCAAAAGAGCTGTGATAGAAGAGGATGCTTCAAAG aATTATGTAGTACGTACTCTTGCGGAACAAGAATGGGAAAAACTTCAACAAGCTCATGTTCTAGCAAATGTGCAACAAGCATTTGATGTTTCCAGCGACGCTGAAGGTGACGGTGATAATGAAAGTATCTTCAGTTGTTCGGCAGAGGTAATTAGTCCTGCAGGACATACCGATGCTCAAACACTTGCGCTAATGTTACAAGAACAATTAGATGCTATCAATAATGAGATTAGATTAATTCAG gaagaaaaacagaacACCGAAGCACGAGCAGAAGAATTAGAATCTCGAGTAGGTAGCTTTGAACATATGAATTTATTAGCAAGAGGACGCAGTCTCGAGCGAGCGTCACCTCCATTAAGTGGTCGCTCTACACCAAAATCACATCACAGCCCTAACAGAGATTATTTACACAAATATCACACA GCACCAGCATCAATGTCTCCTGCTCATTTACATCAGTATGCTGCATCCCTTGCTAGTCCTGGACAACTTTCAGAATCACTTCCTGCAAGCCAG TTGTCTGGAGAAGAACTGCATTCagtgagtgaaagagacaGCGTTGGTGGTGCTGGAAGTGCTAGCAGCGATGCCGCTTCCCCATTGACAGCCAGATCACTCAGATTAGAACGTGTTGTGCAAGCACTTGCTCATAGCCAGGAAGAGCTAAGAAG ACGTACTGGACAAACAGGATTCCCCAGCAGTGGCTTTTCCCCACACAG CAGGCATGGACAACATAGCAACGGCGCACTCAATTCTGGGACTCCTCCTTCCCCATTGTCCTCACGCCACAGTAGCCAGGACAGTTTACACAAGAACAATCTATCCAGTGTTGGACTACCCATTGGACAATTGTCGAGTTCGCATCTGCACATGCAAACAACCATGAGTCCAGCAACAGCAGCTGCAGTGGCAGCAGCtcagaagaaaaaaggcatAAAGAGCAGTCTTGGTAGATTTTtcagtaaaaaggaaaag ataaaaggaaaggataCAACGATGCCTGGAGATGTACCTGGTATGGGAGGTGCGAGTACACCAGCAGATCCTGATTATGGAGATAGCGTCTCTGTGGCAGGAACATTAGGGAGCAAGAGTGATtttgatcgaagaaaaaagaaaag TCCCAGTATGTTTGGTAGTATGCTGGATTCTTCACGACATGAGCTATTGGCTGAAGCGATGAAAGCTGGAACACCTTTTGCTCTGTGGAACGGACCAACTGTTGTTGCTTGGCTGGAGCTTTGGGTTGGCATGCCTACCTGGTACGTTGCGGCATGTCGAGCTAACGTCAAAAGTGGTGCTATAATGAGTGCATTGAGTGACACCGAAATACAACGTGAGATCGGTATCAG TAACTCTTTGCACCGATTGAAATTGAGACTAGCTATCCAGGAAATGGTGTCACTTACAAGTCCATCTGCACCTAAAACTTCTCGCACAACATTAGCTTTTGGAGATATGAATCACGAATGGATAGGAAATGTATGGTTGCCGAGTCTTGGATTACCCCAATATCGATCCACTTTCATGGAGTGCCTTGTTGACGCTAGAATGTTGGATCACCTCACTAAAAAGGATCTGCGTGGTCAACTTAGGATGATTGATAGTTTTCATag AACAAGTTTGCAGTACGGGATTTCGTGTTTGAAGAGATTAAATTATGACAGACAACAGttagaggaaagaagaagaatggcAGAAGGAGCTAATGTAGATGTTCTTGTATGGAGTAACGATAGAGTCATACGATGGGTGCAATCGATCGGTCTAAAG GAATATGGAAACCATCTTTTAGAATCTGGAGTACATGGTGCCCTAATTGCTTTGGATGAAAGTTTTGATGCAAATAATTTTGCTCTCACTTTGCAAATTCCTACACAAAATACACAG gcAAGACAACTTTTAGAAATGGAATTTGCAAATTTATTAACGGTAGGAACAGAGAGGCGACCAGACGTTTCTAATATGAAATCCTGA